A window of Flavobacterium psychrophilum genomic DNA:
GATAGTGTTTAATAAAAAGGCATTCGCGAAGAGCTAGAATTAGTTGCCAGTTGATGGTTGTCAGTTAATAGATTTCCACAATTACGATCTTTACCGTCTTTCTCGCTATTCTTTGACTCATAGTAACTGATTGTCATCCGACAACCAGCAACTGACAACTATTAACCAAAAGAATACACTTTCAAAGGCGTTACACAGTAATCCATAGGTACATCGGTGGTATTAGTTTCAATAGCTTCTTCTTCGGCTTCAAAGAAGGATAAGCCGATTGTTACAACATCCTGTTTGCATTCGTTTAGGAAACGGTCGTAAAAGCCTTTTCCGTAGCCTACACGCTGTCCGTTATTGTCAAAAGCTAAAAGAGGCACAAACACCACATCAATCTTATTAGAAGGCACTTCTATACCATCTACAGGCTCTGGTATGCCGAACTGGTTCTTCATCAGGCGCGTATTATCCGTCAGCAGAAAATGAATCATAGTATGTGTTTCAAAATCCGAACGTGATACAATCACCTCTTTATCTTTTCCGGCAAGTATATTTAGGATGAATTCCGTATGCACCTCACGCTGTTCTTCCATTGTAAGGAACAGGTGAAAATAGATGTTATCCCATATATCCATCTTTAAAAGATTGTTGGCGATAGCAAGGCTTTTGTCTTCAATCTCATCAAGTGACAATGCCTGGCGCAGGTTTTTATAATGAAGGCGGAGGTCTTTTTTAAGCATTGTTTATTTGTAGATTCGTGGATTTGCTTATTTGTTGCACAGTTGTTTCACAAAGATACACGAAGAAGGCGCAAAGATTCGCAAAGAATAGGGGTTGGGGCGTGGGTACTTTTGATTGTAGGTGGCAATATTCTTAAAAGTCACAATCAAATCTATTAAATAACCGCATCACCAAATAACCAAACCTAAAATCTATAACTCTGCGTGATGTGAAAAATGGCATCGCCCTGATACACGATCGGAGCATCGTTGGCATTGATAATATAGCCGCTGTTTGGTGCTTTAACTTTGTGTTCTACTTTTCCGAAAGGGTCGGTTATAAGCGCAATTACATCGCCTTTGGTAACAAAATCGCCTGCAATAGCCCTGTGCTGGAATAACCCTGAAAAACGGGCACGTACCCATCCCGACTTATCAATGTAAATAGAATTGTTGTTGGCTACAGGTGCTTTCTTTTGCGGATTCAGCATATCGAAATGTTCAAGGAAACGCTTTGCTCCCTGAATACCTTCCTGTGTGATATTATTGTTAATATCCAGTGATTTTCCGCCCTCAAACAAAAGCATTTTAACGCCCAGTTTTCCGCAGGCACTTCTAAATGATCCGGTTATGTTCTTTGAATATAGCGTAAAAGGCGCATTAAATACGTCTGACAGTTCTTTCAATTCGGGGTTATTGGGTACAATGCGAATTTGTGGCGCGTTGAAACGGCTGGCACCACCGGCATGAAAGTCGATACAGTAATCTACATTCGGAATCACCTCTTTTAGCAGGTAATAGGCAAAGCGGCTGGCAAGCGATCCGTTTTTGCTTCCGGGGAAGACGCGGTTAAGGTCGCGACCATCGGGAAATTCCCGGCTTTGGTTTACGAATCCGAAAATATTAATAACAGGAATGCAGATAATCGTTCCGCGCTTAGGTTTGTTGATCTTTCGGGCAATCATCTGGCGGACAATCTCAATCCCGTTAATTTCGTCGCCATGCAGCCCGGCACTAAACAATACTGTTGGCCCTGCCAGTTTAGAACGCTCTACAATTATTGGGATTTTAAGTTTTGTCATGGTATGCAGGCGGGCAATTTCCATTGTAATGGTTCTGCTTTCGCCGGGTAAAACTTCTTCGCCAAGTATCGTGATGTTCTTATTTATCGCCATAGGGTAGTATGAAAGGATAAAAGTAAGGAATTTTTGAGATATGGAATATGATTGCAACGCGGATGACGCGGATCTGGGCAGATTTACGCGGATTGGTAATGTAGCGAAGCTGCTCCCTCTCCTTCGGAGACGGCATCCTGCTTAGGACTTTAAAAACAATTAACACAACTCTCTCACCATTCCACCGTCAAACATTCGCTATTTGTTTTTAACTTTGCAGTATGCGTACTCCTCTTGAACTTCAGATACAAACCCTGCCCGACAATCCGGGTGTTTACCAGTATTTTGACAAAGACGACAAGCTGCTTTATGTGGGTAAGGCAAAGAACCTTAAAAAAAGGGTGATGTCTTATTTTAATAAAGTGCACGACACCGGGCGAACTAACGTGATGGTGCGCAAGATCGTATCTATTAAACACATTGTTGTGCCTACCGAAAGTGAAGCCCTGCTGCTTGAAAATAACCTTATCAAGAAACTTCAGCCGCGCTACAACATCATGCTTAAGGATGATAAGACGTATCCGTGGATATGCATAAAGCGTGAGCCGTTTTCGAGGGTGTTCTCTACCCGAAAGGTGATAAAGGATGGGTCGGAATATTTTGGGCCTTATACCAGTTTCAAGACCGTGCATACGCTTTTGGATCTGATAAAAGAGCTGTATCCGTTGCGTACGTGCAATTACGACCTTAACGAGACAACCATACGTTCCGGAAAATATAAGGTGTGTTTAGAGTACCATTTAGGTAACTGCAAAGGTCCGTGTGAAGGTCACGAGCCATTGAGTGTGTACCAGGACCATGTAGATGCCATCCGTCAGATATTAAAAGGAAATTTTAAAGAATCGCTTAAGGATTTCCGCAAGCTGATGCAGGATCTGGCAATGGATATGCGCTTTGAAGAAGCCCAGAAAATAAAAGAAAAGATAGAAGTACTGGAAAATTACCAGGCACGAAGCACGGTTTTTAACCCTAAAATATCTAACCTCGATGTGTTTACAATAATTTCAGACGAAAGTATGGCCTATGTAAACTTCATTCAGGTGTCGCATGGTGCAATTATCCGTAGCCATACGATGGAAATTAAAAAGAAGCTCGACGAACCCGATGAGGAAATCTTAGAGCTGGCCGTGGTAGAACTGCGCGACCGTTTTAAACTGATGTCGAAAGAAATACTGGTTCCGTTTCCTATAAGTGTAGGCGAAAATATAACGGTTACCGTACCAAAGCTGGGGGACAAAAAACAGATTCTTGACCTTTCGGAGCGTAACGCGCGTTTCTTCCGAATGGATCAGCTGAAGCAGATTAAGATTGTTGACCCCGACCGCCATACCAACCGTATTATGGCGCAGATGAAAGCCGACCTTCGCCTGCCCGAAGAGCCACGCCATATAGAATGTTTTGATAACTCGAACATTCAGGGAACAAACCCTGTTTCGGCATGTGTGGTGTTTAAAGATGGTAAGGCAAGTAAGAAAGACTACCGTCATTTTAATATAAAAACCGTTGTTGGCCCCGACGATTTTGCTTCTATGGAAGAAGTTGTTTTTCGCCGTTACCGCAGGCTGCTTGACGAAAACGAACCATTGCCGCAGCTGATAATTATCGACGGTGGAAAAGGTCAGTTGTCCTCTGCATTAAAAAGTATAGATGCCTTGGGGTTGCGTGGGAAAATTACTATATTGGGCATTGCTAAACGATTGGAAGAAATTTTCTATCCGGGCGACTCGATTCCGCTGTATCTCGACAAGAAATCTGAGACGCTGAAGATCATTCAGCAATTGCGAAATGAAGCGCACCGTTTTGGTATTACCTTTCACCGCGATAAGCGAAGCAAGGCCGCGCTGCAAACATCGGTGGAAACCATACCCGGCATAGGCGAGAAGACTATGGTGACACTGCTGAAGCATTTTAAATCGGTAAAGCGGATGACCGCCGCACCCGAGGATGAAATTGCCAAAGTTGTGGGGCCGTCTAAAGCCAAAAAAATAACTGAGTTTTACAAAGACAAGAATAAATAACCCAATGAAAAAACTGCTTCTCCTGCTAGTATCGCTATCGGTTTTCGGTTCCGTCATGGGACAGGAGAAAAAGCACAAGCCAAAAGTGGGTGTAGTGCTTAGCGGGGGCGGGGCAAAAGGCCTTGCGCACATTGGTGTGCTTAAGGTGCTGGAAGAAGCAGGTGTTGAGGTTTCTTACATTGGCGGTACCAGCATGGGTGCTATTGTAGGCGGATTGTATGCTGCGGGATACTCTGCAAACCAGCTTGATTCTATTTTTAGCTCACTTGATCCCGATGCGCTGTTGCGCGACTTTACCCCAAGAAGCTCTAAGAACTTTTTTGAGAAGCGTAACGACGAGATCTATGCGCTTTCGCTTCCGTTTAAAGGATTTAAAATTGGTTTTCCTACTGCCTTTTCTAAAGGGCTTTACAATTATACTACCGTTTCAAGGCTAACAGACCATGTAAGGCATATCCGCGATTTTGATAAGCTGCCCATTCCGTTTGTGTGTATCGCTACCGATATAGAAACCGGACAGGAAGTAGTGCTTCGCGAAGGTGTGCTACCCGATGCTATTTTGGCAAGTGGGGCATTTCCGTCGCTATATTCTCCCGTTGCCATTGGCGAAAAACTGCTTATAGATGGCGGTGTTACTAATAACTATCCCATAGAACAGGTTAAGGCTATGGGGGCTGATATTATTATTGGGGTAGATGTTCAGGACCCATTAAAGAACCGTGACCAGATTAAAGGTGCTACCGGTATTCTTATCCAGATCAATAATTACCAGATGATCCAGAAGATGGAAGGTAAGCGCAAAGAGACAGATGTGTATATTAAACCCGATATTGCCGGGTTTACAGTTATATCTTTTGATGAAGGGCGACAGATAATTGATAAGGGCGAAGAATCTGCCCGCAAGATGATCGACAGGCTTAAAGCATTGGGCGTAGGGCATTCGCTTGAAAAGCAAAAAATACAGCCCCGTGACTCTATTTGTGTGGACAACATTCGCATAAGCGGACTTAATAACTACACGCGCTCGTACATAATTGGTAAGCTTAATTTTAAGCCCGGTACCAAGATCAGCTACAAAAAGCTCGATGACGGTATTACAAGGCTTAATGCTACCCAAAACTTTAATACACTGGGCTACAATTTTACTACAGGCGGCGATGGCGAAACGCTTCGGCTTAATGTTGTGGAGAACCCTATAGACCGTTACATTAAATTCGGACTGCATTACGACGGGCTTTATAAAAGCGCAGTGCTGGTTAATTATACCCATAAAAACCTGCTATTGCGTAACGATGTGGCATCGTTAGATCTTGTGCTTGGCGATAACTTCAGGTATAATTTTGATTATTATATAGATAATGGCTTTCACCTGAGCTATGGTGTGCACTCGTACTTTAGTAGTTTCAA
This region includes:
- a CDS encoding 5-formyltetrahydrofolate cyclo-ligase gives rise to the protein MLKKDLRLHYKNLRQALSLDEIEDKSLAIANNLLKMDIWDNIYFHLFLTMEEQREVHTEFILNILAGKDKEVIVSRSDFETHTMIHFLLTDNTRLMKNQFGIPEPVDGIEVPSNKIDVVFVPLLAFDNNGQRVGYGKGFYDRFLNECKQDVVTIGLSFFEAEEEAIETNTTDVPMDYCVTPLKVYSFG
- a CDS encoding succinylglutamate desuccinylase, giving the protein MAINKNITILGEEVLPGESRTITMEIARLHTMTKLKIPIIVERSKLAGPTVLFSAGLHGDEINGIEIVRQMIARKINKPKRGTIICIPVINIFGFVNQSREFPDGRDLNRVFPGSKNGSLASRFAYYLLKEVIPNVDYCIDFHAGGASRFNAPQIRIVPNNPELKELSDVFNAPFTLYSKNITGSFRSACGKLGVKMLLFEGGKSLDINNNITQEGIQGAKRFLEHFDMLNPQKKAPVANNNSIYIDKSGWVRARFSGLFQHRAIAGDFVTKGDVIALITDPFGKVEHKVKAPNSGYIINANDAPIVYQGDAIFHITQSYRF
- a CDS encoding excinuclease ABC subunit C: MRTPLELQIQTLPDNPGVYQYFDKDDKLLYVGKAKNLKKRVMSYFNKVHDTGRTNVMVRKIVSIKHIVVPTESEALLLENNLIKKLQPRYNIMLKDDKTYPWICIKREPFSRVFSTRKVIKDGSEYFGPYTSFKTVHTLLDLIKELYPLRTCNYDLNETTIRSGKYKVCLEYHLGNCKGPCEGHEPLSVYQDHVDAIRQILKGNFKESLKDFRKLMQDLAMDMRFEEAQKIKEKIEVLENYQARSTVFNPKISNLDVFTIISDESMAYVNFIQVSHGAIIRSHTMEIKKKLDEPDEEILELAVVELRDRFKLMSKEILVPFPISVGENITVTVPKLGDKKQILDLSERNARFFRMDQLKQIKIVDPDRHTNRIMAQMKADLRLPEEPRHIECFDNSNIQGTNPVSACVVFKDGKASKKDYRHFNIKTVVGPDDFASMEEVVFRRYRRLLDENEPLPQLIIIDGGKGQLSSALKSIDALGLRGKITILGIAKRLEEIFYPGDSIPLYLDKKSETLKIIQQLRNEAHRFGITFHRDKRSKAALQTSVETIPGIGEKTMVTLLKHFKSVKRMTAAPEDEIAKVVGPSKAKKITEFYKDKNK
- a CDS encoding patatin: MKKLLLLLVSLSVFGSVMGQEKKHKPKVGVVLSGGGAKGLAHIGVLKVLEEAGVEVSYIGGTSMGAIVGGLYAAGYSANQLDSIFSSLDPDALLRDFTPRSSKNFFEKRNDEIYALSLPFKGFKIGFPTAFSKGLYNYTTVSRLTDHVRHIRDFDKLPIPFVCIATDIETGQEVVLREGVLPDAILASGAFPSLYSPVAIGEKLLIDGGVTNNYPIEQVKAMGADIIIGVDVQDPLKNRDQIKGATGILIQINNYQMIQKMEGKRKETDVYIKPDIAGFTVISFDEGRQIIDKGEESARKMIDRLKALGVGHSLEKQKIQPRDSICVDNIRISGLNNYTRSYIIGKLNFKPGTKISYKKLDDGITRLNATQNFNTLGYNFTTGGDGETLRLNVVENPIDRYIKFGLHYDGLYKSAVLVNYTHKNLLLRNDVASLDLVLGDNFRYNFDYYIDNGFHLSYGVHSYFSSFNRNIKADFSADGSFSNMLGTGSANIDFTDWTNQAYLQTIFAQRFLLGGGVEYKHLKVKSETVDVTPVFDNSDYLSVYGYLKFDSYDDKYFPSEGWFFSGEAKSYLLSSNYTGGFNRFSIIKGEISTAQKLFSGLTVELQAESGFALGEESVPTFDFILGGYGFHMTNSFRHFYGYDFLSISGNSYIKGAATLDWEFLKKNHLNFTANFANVGRNLLDEGEMFSIPKYSGYAFGYGMETIIGPIEVKHSWSPDTTEHYTWISVGFWF